A genomic window from Anoplolepis gracilipes chromosome 6, ASM4749672v1, whole genome shotgun sequence includes:
- the LOC140666800 gene encoding uncharacterized protein: MLIPLLFATFLVNFPHQLAQSDVNNGLITVAAILGASVLPIGFAAGPRYVPKWKKQACEIPASQHPNSHYICDEAGEVKCLPGWTGDLCDVPICRKGCDPLQGYCRRPGECRCKLGFYGELCDKCVALPGCQHGRCNVSFECSCDPGWKGVFCSEPVCAPDCLSSQGYCEKPGECRCRLGWQGPKCKQCAVLPGCLHGTCQGPLECRCDPGWTGLLCQTPICSQGCSREHGGCRRPGTCRCRVGWSGPNCTECVQYPGCVHGSCKRPWECRCKPGWAGDLCDEKLTYCDEHPGICQNGATCISMIHEDGDYRCICPLGYMGRQCQIKTMVPSMELIPPILNTTAGLSHEMQDLADKPSIEETSSEDTKHEQKPPKEEQTAEPLGPIVITDPPITIINVTDITIMTTTVDPVATAGKWPTEAATQPNERDDENET; the protein is encoded by the exons ATGCTGATACCACTGCTCTTCGCTACCTTCCTCGTTAACTTTCCTCATCAACTCGCACAATCGGACGTGAACAATGGACTAATTACAGTTGCCGCTATCTTAGGGGCCTCTGTGCTGCCCATCGGATTCGCTGCCGGGCCCAG ATATGTTCCAAAATGGAAGAAGCAAGCATGCGAAATACCAGCATCGCAACATCCAAATTCACATTATATTTGTGACGAAGCTGGTGAAGTAAAATGCTTGCCAG gATGGACTGGAGATCTATGTGATGTACCAATTTGTCGTAAAGGTTGCGATCCCCTTCAAGGTTATTGCCGCAGACCAGGGGAATGTCGTTGTAAATTAGGTTTCTATGGCGAACTATGCGACAAATGTGTGGCCTTGCCAGGGTGTCAACATGGAAG GTGTAACGTGAGCTTCGAATGTTCCTGCGATCCCGGTTGGAAGGGTGTGTTTTGTTCCGAACCTGTTTGCGCGCCCGATTGCCTGTCCAGTCAGGGCTACTGCGAAAAACCCGGCGAATGCAG ATGTCGTTTAGGTTGGCAGGGTCCCAAGTGCAAACAGTGCGCGGTACTGCCGGGCTGCCTCCATGGAACCTGTCAAGGACCTTTAGAGTGTCGATGCGATCCGGGTTGGACCGGATTGCTTTGTCAAACAC CAATTTGCTCGCAAGGATGCAGCCGGGAACACGGTGGCTGCAGGCGACCAGGCACATGCAGATGCCGCGTTGGTTGGTCAGGACCCAATTGCACCGAGTGCGTACAATATCCCGGATGTGTACACGGATCGTGCAAACGGCCTTGGGAATGCCGATGCAAGCCAGGATGGGCCGGTGATCTATGCGACGAGAAGCTCACCTACTGCGACGAGCATCCTGGTATTTGTCAAAATGGTGCCACCTGTATTAGCATGATTCACGAGGACGGTGATTACAG ATGCATTTGTCCTTTGGGCTACATGGGTCGGCAGTGCCAGATAAAAACCATGGTACCATCTATGGAATTAATACCACCAATACTCAATACTACCGCAGGATTGTCACATGAAATGCAAGATCTCGCGGACAAGCCGAGTATCGAAGAAACTTCAAGCGAAGACACAAAGCACGAGCAAAAACCTCCCAAAGAGGAACAGACGGCAGAGCCTCTCGGACCCATCGTAATCACAGATCCACCGATTACCATTATCAATGTCACCGACATCACTATTATGACCACCACCGTGGATCCGGTCGCGACCGCGGGAAAATGGCCAACGGAAGCGGCAACCCAGCCAAACGAAAGGGACGACGAAAATGAAACATAA